The Streptomyces laurentii region GCCAAGGGGGGTAGTGCGGTGTGGCGGAGCGAGCCGGCCCTCGGCATCACCTGGGCGGGTGGCCGGACCACCGGCCGGGTCGTGCTGGCCAAGCCGCGCCCCGCGACTCCCGAGACGGAGCCCGCCTCCTGGAGCTTCCCCGATCTCGCGCTGGTACGGGTCGAGGGCGCCGAGGACGCCGTCTGCGTCCGGCTCAGCGAGCGCCCGCCCGCCACTCCCACCGCGATCCGGCTGTACGGCTGGTCGCACCGGACCGGCGAGCCGGCCGTCCTGTCCCTGAGCGGCGAGGTGCGCGGCTCCGAGGGCAAGGCCCTGCTGCTGGACGCGGTGCCCACCGAGGGCTGTTCCGGTGGCCCCGTCGTCGACCTCGGCCGCGGCACCGTCATCGGCGTCGTCAAGGGCCGCGCCCGGGACGGGCAGGGACCGGCCCAGGGTGCCGCCACGTCGCTCACCTCGCTGCGCGAGCTGTACGACGTGCCCGGCGGCGAGGTGCTGCACGAGGTGCTGCGCGCCCACGACGGATTCCACCTCGCCCAGCACCGTTCCCTCGCGTCTCGCACCACCTGGACCGCCGTCCAGCGGGACCTGTGGGCCGGCACCGGCATCAGCCCCGCGCTGCGCGTCCAGCTGTACGGGCGGCTCGCCGCGCTGCCGTCGCCCACCGGCCCCGGCGAGGTCATGGATCTCGTCGACCGGGTCAAGCGCCGGGTCCTGCACCCCGACTACCAGGCGGTGCTCGAGAACGACGTCCGGACCTGGCGCGACGGTGTCGGCCTGCTCCGCGAACTGCACGCGGGCGACCGGCGGACCGGGGATCCGCTCGGGGACGCGCGCGAGGGTGGCTCCTGGGGCGGCGGCCCGCGGCAGAGCGACGCGTCGTCCCTCTACGCGCGCGAGGAGGGACCCGGGGGCTCCGCGGACGGCGGACGCGACGCCGTCCTGCTGTACGCGGCACACGTCGTCCGGCATGTCGCCGAGCGGTACGGGCCCGGCCCCGTACCGGGCGCCGTCGGCCTCGCGGACTGGATTCGCGAAGAGGCATATGCCGTGCATCCCGCCGTACGCGAGGACATCGCCGCCCTCCTCGACCCCGAAGCGCCGCGCGCCGGCGCACGCCCGGGGCAGGAAGCGGGCGCGCGGGCCGACGTCCGGATCGAGATCGACACCGTCCCCTGGGCCACCCCGCGACGCTACGCCTGGCGGGTCATGCTCCAGTTCGACGGCCGCACCATCAGCCCCCTGCGCGGCGACGACGGGGGCGTGCCCCGCGAGCGGCTGCGCGAGACCCTGCGCGGCCCGCTCACCGAGGCGCTCGCCCTCGGGGACAGCGGCGGCCACCTGGCCCGCGTCGAAGTGGTGCTGCCGCGCGAGCTGTTCGACGAACCCTTCGACACCTGGCGGCTCGCGCCCGACGACGAGCCGTTCGGCGAGCGCTCCCTGCCGCTCGGCCAGCGGCGCGCCGTCGTCCTGCGCGACCGGTACCGCAGCCACCATCCGCCCTCCCCGGAGTGGAGCGTGCGCTGGCGCGGCACCAAGGACGGGCCCCTGCGGGCCGTGCCGCTGCGCGAGGAGGTCCTCACCCCGGGCGCCGAGGGGCACGGCCGGCAGCTGCGCCGGGAGAGCCGGACGGCGGCGTTCGTACGCCTCGACGCGGCCGACGGCGGCAGCGTGCCCGTCTACTGCGGCCCGGTCGCGGCCGGCGACGGGCAGCGCGCCATGGAGGCCGCGCTGGCCGCCGGGCACCCGATCGCGCTGTGGCGGCGCTCGGCCGGCGATCACGCCGACTGCGCCGAGTTCCACAAGCAGGCCGACGCGTTCCTGCGGGAGGCCGGGCGCGCCGAGGACCTGCACCGGCCGGTGCGCACGCTGCGCCTGCTGACCGGGGACACCGAGGCCGACCCCCAGGACCGGTCCGAGCACGCCTGGGCCGAGGAGCTCGCGGTCCTCTACGACCCGCCCGACCGGCCGCCGTTCGACGCCCCGCTCCTCGGACCGCTTGTGCTGGACGACGCCGGTGAGACGCGAGGGGCCGGTGGGACGTACACCGGCGGCGAGGCGTACGGGACCGGCGAGGCGTAC contains the following coding sequences:
- a CDS encoding hypothetical protein (identified by MetaGeneAnnotator; putative;~sequence version:1), which encodes MSAFDALVRPSLVRIAAPDAGYDPHGDPYWGTGYFIAPGWVLTCAHVVAKGGSAVWRSEPALGITWAGGRTTGRVVLAKPRPATPETEPASWSFPDLALVRVEGAEDAVCVRLSERPPATPTAIRLYGWSHRTGEPAVLSLSGEVRGSEGKALLLDAVPTEGCSGGPVVDLGRGTVIGVVKGRARDGQGPAQGAATSLTSLRELYDVPGGEVLHEVLRAHDGFHLAQHRSLASRTTWTAVQRDLWAGTGISPALRVQLYGRLAALPSPTGPGEVMDLVDRVKRRVLHPDYQAVLENDVRTWRDGVGLLRELHAGDRRTGDPLGDAREGGSWGGGPRQSDASSLYAREEGPGGSADGGRDAVLLYAAHVVRHVAERYGPGPVPGAVGLADWIREEAYAVHPAVREDIAALLDPEAPRAGARPGQEAGARADVRIEIDTVPWATPRRYAWRVMLQFDGRTISPLRGDDGGVPRERLRETLRGPLTEALALGDSGGHLARVEVVLPRELFDEPFDTWRLAPDDEPFGERSLPLGQRRAVVLRDRYRSHHPPSPEWSVRWRGTKDGPLRAVPLREEVLTPGAEGHGRQLRRESRTAAFVRLDAADGGSVPVYCGPVAAGDGQRAMEAALAAGHPIALWRRSAGDHADCAEFHKQADAFLREAGRAEDLHRPVRTLRLLTGDTEADPQDRSEHAWAEELAVLYDPPDRPPFDAPLLGPLVLDDAGETRGAGGTYTGGEAYGTGEAYGTGEAYGGARANGYGSNGHGGARAAPDETRARRA